One segment of Hippopotamus amphibius kiboko isolate mHipAmp2 chromosome 2, mHipAmp2.hap2, whole genome shotgun sequence DNA contains the following:
- the FAM78A gene encoding protein FAM78A, protein MPSFLWDCWPSLEIRAVLCAMGCIQSIGGKARVFREGITVIDVKASIDPIPTSIDESSSVVLRYRTPHFRASAQVVMPPIPKKETWIVGWIQACSHMEFYNQYGEQGMSSWELPDLQEGKIEAISDSDGVNYPWYGNTTETCTIVGPTKRDSKFIITMNDNFYPSVTWAVPVSESNVAKLTNIYRDQSFITWLVATNTSTDDMIILQTLHWRMQLSIEVNPTRPLGQRARLREPIAQDQPKILSKNEPIPPSALVKPNANDAQVLMWRPKYGQPLVVIPPKHR, encoded by the exons ATGCCCAGTTTCCTCTGGGACTGCTGGCCTTCCCTGGAGATCAGAGCAGTACTGTGTGCCATGGGCTGTATTCAGAGCATTGGGGGCAAAGCCAGAGTCTTCCGGGAAGGCATCACCGTGATCGATGTGAAGGCCTCTATCGACCCCATCCCCACCAGCATTGATGAGTCCTCCAGCGTGGTGCTCCGCTACCGGACACCCCACTTCCGTGCCTCGGCCCAGGTGGTCATGCCGCCCATCCCAAAGAAGGAGACCTGGATAGTTGGCTGGATTCAGGCTTGCAGCCACATGGAGTTCTACAACCAGTATGGGGAGCAGGGCAT GTCCAGCTGGGAGCTCCCAGACCTGCAGGAAGGCAAGATCGAGGCCATCAGCGACTCGGACGGGGTGAACTACCCCTGGTACGGCAACACCACGGAGACCTGCACCATCGTGGGCCCCACCAAGAGAGACTCCAAGTTCATCATCACCATGAATGACAACTTTTACCCCAGTGTCACGTGGGCTGTGCCCGTCAGCGAGAGCAACGTGGCCAAGCTCACCAACATCTACCGGGACCAGAGCTTCATCACGTGGCTGGTGGCCACCAACACCTCAACCGACGACATGATCATCTTGCAGACCCTGCACTGGCGGATGCAGCTCAGCATTGAGGTGAACCCCACCCGGCCCCTGGGCCAGCGTGCCCGGCTGCGGGAGCCCATCGCCCAGGACCAGCCCAAGATCCTGAGCAAGAACGAGCCCATCCCGCCCAGCGCCCTGGTCAAGCCCAACGCCAACGACGCTCAGGTCCTCATGTGGCGGCCCAAGTACGGGCAGCCGCTGGTGGTGATCCCGCCCAAGCACCGGTAA